The following coding sequences lie in one Mesorhizobium sp. NZP2298 genomic window:
- a CDS encoding ion channel encodes MKTPDKDSSPDLSAIASLRDTLRRLYHGRTPAAFRFQLAAIVIDLAIIAFFIATPVIQQSASFLWLDYAVAVLVGVDLIARLLASNDMLRLMRQPTSWVDVFILLTLLMPTALANLGFLRILRLWSLSRSGSIWRHFEMRGLRPWREASQAVINLLTFLFVITGFVYTFFFRNGAGLENYIDALYFTVATVTTTGFGDIVLPGMAGKLTAIVTMIIGISLFVRLAQAIFRPAKVFFPCPQCGLQRHEPDAVHCKACGHVLNIPDAGD; translated from the coding sequence ATGAAGACCCCCGACAAGGATTCATCCCCGGATCTTTCCGCAATTGCGAGCCTGCGCGACACGCTGCGCAGGCTCTACCATGGGCGCACGCCGGCGGCTTTCCGGTTCCAGCTGGCGGCAATCGTCATCGATCTGGCAATCATCGCCTTCTTCATCGCGACACCCGTCATCCAGCAATCGGCTTCGTTCCTGTGGCTGGATTATGCGGTGGCGGTGCTCGTCGGCGTCGACCTGATCGCCAGGTTGCTGGCCTCCAACGACATGCTGCGCCTGATGAGGCAGCCGACCTCCTGGGTGGATGTCTTCATCCTTTTGACCCTGCTGATGCCGACAGCGCTCGCCAATCTCGGTTTCCTGCGCATCCTGCGGCTGTGGTCATTGTCGCGCAGCGGTTCGATCTGGCGGCATTTCGAGATGCGTGGCCTGCGCCCCTGGCGGGAGGCGAGCCAAGCGGTCATCAACCTTTTGACCTTTCTCTTTGTCATCACCGGCTTCGTCTATACCTTCTTCTTCCGCAACGGAGCCGGGCTGGAAAACTACATCGACGCGCTTTATTTCACCGTCGCCACGGTGACCACGACCGGTTTCGGCGACATCGTGCTGCCGGGCATGGCCGGCAAGCTGACCGCGATCGTCACCATGATCATCGGTATATCGCTGTTCGTCAGGCTGGCGCAGGCGATCTTCCGGCCCGCAAAAGTGTTCTTCCCCTGTCCGCAATGCGGGCTGCAGCGGCACGAACCGGACGCCGTGCATTGCAAGGCCTGCGGGCATGTTCTCAACATACCGGACGCAGGCGACTAG
- a CDS encoding DMT family transporter, with amino-acid sequence MKSTPSIPKAAFWMALSVTSFLGMSIAGRATTAELNVFQVLELRSVIGFLILLPLVLTSGGFAAMRTQRPLAHIARNVVHYSGQAAWLYALTLIPLAVLISIEFTTPIWTAILAVTFLGERLSRPKLAAVVLGLIGVVVIVRPGVGSVDPGHLVVLGAAVCFGISLVMVKSLTRTDTVVRIIFWMLIIQSALGLIPALYVWRTPSLELWPWIVLIAFTGMSSHFCMARALTYADATVISPMDFLRVPLSALAGWLLYHEQIDAFTAGGALLILMGNLLNLQRKPVEPAEVAAS; translated from the coding sequence ATGAAATCCACCCCTTCGATCCCCAAGGCCGCGTTCTGGATGGCGCTGTCGGTTACCTCGTTCCTGGGGATGTCGATCGCCGGCCGCGCCACGACAGCCGAGCTCAATGTCTTCCAGGTGCTGGAACTGCGCTCGGTGATCGGCTTCCTGATTCTCCTGCCGCTGGTGCTGACAAGCGGCGGCTTTGCGGCGATGCGCACGCAACGTCCCCTCGCCCACATCGCCCGCAATGTGGTTCACTACAGCGGCCAGGCGGCATGGCTCTACGCGCTAACGCTGATTCCACTGGCGGTGCTGATCTCGATCGAATTCACCACCCCGATCTGGACGGCGATCCTGGCGGTGACTTTTCTGGGCGAACGGTTGAGCCGGCCGAAACTGGCGGCGGTCGTGCTCGGGCTGATCGGCGTGGTGGTCATCGTGCGCCCGGGCGTCGGCTCTGTCGATCCGGGACACCTCGTCGTGCTGGGCGCCGCGGTCTGTTTCGGCATATCGTTGGTCATGGTCAAATCACTGACCCGCACGGACACCGTCGTGCGCATCATTTTCTGGATGCTGATCATCCAATCGGCGCTCGGCCTCATCCCCGCGCTCTACGTATGGCGCACCCCTTCACTCGAACTCTGGCCATGGATCGTGCTGATCGCCTTCACCGGCATGTCATCACATTTCTGCATGGCCCGTGCGCTCACCTATGCCGACGCGACCGTCATTTCGCCGATGGATTTCCTGCGGGTGCCCTTGTCCGCGCTGGCTGGCTGGCTGCTTTATCACGAGCAGATCGACGCCTTCACCGCCGGTGGCGCGCTGCTCATCCTGATGGGCAATCTGCTCAATTTGCAGCGCAAGCCAGTCGAGCCGGCTGAAGTGGCGGCGTCGTAG